taaccaacatatattcCCAACCTTCTTTGAGGACCCATTTTTGTCCGTTGAGGTGGTGCAATAGGGACATATACTGCACACCCAAAAATTCTCAAATGGGATATATTTGGTTCTTGACCGAAAGCAAGTTGTAGTGGAGAATATACATGATATGAACTTGGTCTCATGCGTATCAATGATCCAGCATGTAAGATTGCATGGCCCTAAACAGAAACAGGAAATTTAGTCCTCATTATCAATGGTCTAGCTATTAGCTGGAGACGTTTAATTAGTGATTCAGCTAAACCATTTTGTGTGTGTACATGAGCAACTGGATGCTCAACAACAATTCCGACAGACATACAATAGTCATTAAATGCTTGTGAAGTAAATTCACCAGCATTATCAAGTCTCACTCTTTTGATAGTATAATCAGGGAAATGTGCCCTTAATTTAATAATTTGGGCAAGAAACTTTGCAAATGCCATATTACGAGTTGATAATAGGCAAACATGAGACCATTTGCTGGATGCATCTATTAAGACCATAAAGTATCTAAATGGTCCAGATGGAGGGTGAATCGGTCCACATATATCACCTTGAATTCTCTCTAGAAATCTAGGCGATTCCCTTTCAACTTTCATTGGAGAGTGTTTTATAATTAACTTTCCAAGGGAACAAGATGTACATGGTTTTATGCTATTGGATTGAGGGAACTTTTGGTCCTTCAATGGATGCCCATGTGTATTCTCAATTATCCTTCGCATCATTGTTAATCCTGGGTGGCCCAACCTATCATGCCATAAACTGAATGTCCCAGGATCACAATGTTTTCTTTCgattaccatatttgattcaatcatatgtatatatgtataatgcaGATCGGAATCAAGTGTTGGTAGTTTTTCAAGCACATGATTTTTGTCTATAATGtacatatatttcttattttcaatGGTCACAGTCTTTGTGTCATATCCTTTGAAATATATGTCATTGAAACTTAATAAGTTTCTATTAGACTTTGGAGAAAATAAAGCATTTTCTATACAAAAGCTTGTACCATTTGGTAATATAAAATGGGCTTTCCCGGTTCCCTCTATCATGTCTGCAGGACCTGATATTGTATGTATGATTGTTTTTGTTGGtactaattttgaaaaatatttctttgatTTCAGAATAGTATGTGTACTACCACTATCTGCTATACAAAGATCTCCAATCTTTTCTTGGTGTTGCGCTCCAGTTGGATTCATATTAAACTTCACATATGAAAGGAATAATAAGTgaataaacataataataattattattaaaaagaaagTTCATTTATTGAAGGAAAGAcattacatgaaaaaaaaaacaaacgaaGGAAAAACAGTTTTACTAGAACAATAATAGATTTCCTTTTTAGTTTATGTCTTCCATGTCATTGCAGAAATCAGCAACATTTAGCGGAGTGAATTCAACATTATTAATGAGGTttgcttctttttcttttcctttaatGGACTGTTGATAAAGTTGACAAAGATGTGCAGGTGTGCGACAGGTCCTTGACCAATGGCCCGTGCTACCACATCTATAACATGAACCATCAGATTTTTGTGATGTCCCAGTGTCATGCCTTGCCACTTTGGCCTTATCTTGTGTGTGGACATTGTTTCTTTGTGAATTTCGGTAATTATTCCTTTTCTGGCCACGACCACGATTATTACCTTGTCCACGACCAGAATTATGGTTCTGATTATGGCTTTGGTTTCGATTAAAATAGCCACGACCTCGTCCTCGACCATGACCACGCCCTCGTCCACGTGTATTGTTTCGATGACCATCAATATTTGTAGCATTTGCTTCAGGAAGTGCTACTGATCCTGTTGGACGAGATTCATGATTTTTCATCAAAAGTTCATTGTTTTGCTCTGCAACGAGCAGACATGCATTCAGTTCAGAATATCTTGTGAACTTTTGCATCCGATATTGTTGCATCAAGGTAATGTTTGttgcatgaaatgtggagtaagtTTTCTCCAACATAACTTCATCAGTAACTTCTTG
The genomic region above belongs to Lactuca sativa cultivar Salinas chromosome 4, Lsat_Salinas_v11, whole genome shotgun sequence and contains:
- the LOC111877889 gene encoding uncharacterized protein LOC111877889, whose translation is MSNIAKLEFAALEVSGKNYVPWMIDVKMHLESMGISNAIYEFNNCLAQDKAKAQVFLRKHIDEMLRFEYLDVTDPSILWNLLKERFDHQKEVILPNARDEWRTLRFQDFKKVIEYNSALFRICSQLKYCRQEVTDEVMLEKTYSTFHATNITLMQQYRMQKFTRYSELNACLLVAEQNNELLMKNHESRPTGSVALPEANATNIDGHRNNTRGRGRGHGRGRGRGYFNRNQSHNQNHNSGRGQGNNRGRGQKRNNYRNSQRNNVHTQDKAKVARHDTGTSQKSDGSCYRCGSTGHWSRTCRTPAHLCQLYQQSIKGKEKEANLINNVEFTPLNVADFCNDMEDIN